A genome region from Microbacterium terricola includes the following:
- a CDS encoding DMT family transporter, whose protein sequence is MEDNRLRWIAVTAIAPIAWGSTYVVTRQLLPPDAPLWGGVLRALPAGLIVLLLARRLPRGSWWWRSLVLGVLNVGGFFVLVYIAGQRLPSSLAATLMSTSALCMLLFAWLVLRRRPRAATVTGALIGVLGVVVMFGIGSAPADPWGVAASLGAMVASSLGFVLTVRWGADVPALPMTAWQLIAGSLVLVPVALLVEGAPPELTATSALGFAYVTVVATALAYVAWFTGLRMLSPGVVGVIGLLNPLTGVVLGVLVAGEPFGLPQAVGVGLVVVGVLVGVAPGRRSPGVRRAQRREVLADAPGDSIRPRGVA, encoded by the coding sequence GTGGAAGATAACAGACTGCGCTGGATCGCCGTCACCGCGATCGCCCCCATCGCGTGGGGGAGCACCTACGTCGTCACGCGGCAGCTGCTGCCGCCCGACGCGCCGCTGTGGGGCGGGGTGCTGCGGGCGCTGCCGGCCGGGCTCATCGTGCTGCTGCTGGCGCGCCGGCTGCCGCGCGGGTCGTGGTGGTGGCGCTCGCTCGTGCTCGGCGTGCTCAACGTCGGCGGCTTCTTCGTGCTGGTCTACATCGCCGGCCAGCGGCTGCCGTCGAGCCTGGCCGCGACGCTGATGTCGACCTCGGCGCTGTGCATGCTGCTGTTCGCCTGGCTCGTGCTACGCCGGCGTCCGCGGGCGGCGACCGTGACCGGCGCGCTGATCGGAGTGCTCGGAGTCGTGGTGATGTTCGGCATCGGGTCCGCGCCGGCCGACCCGTGGGGCGTCGCTGCCTCGCTCGGGGCGATGGTGGCCTCGTCGCTCGGGTTCGTGCTGACCGTGCGCTGGGGCGCAGATGTGCCCGCGCTGCCGATGACCGCGTGGCAGCTGATCGCGGGGTCGCTCGTGCTCGTGCCGGTCGCGCTGCTCGTCGAGGGCGCCCCGCCGGAGCTCACGGCGACCTCGGCGCTGGGGTTCGCGTACGTCACGGTCGTGGCGACGGCGCTTGCGTACGTGGCCTGGTTCACCGGACTCCGGATGCTGTCGCCCGGCGTCGTCGGAGTGATCGGGCTGCTGAATCCCCTCACCGGCGTCGTGCTCGGGGTGCTCGTGGCGGGGGAGCCTTTCGGGCTGCCGCAGGCGGTCGGGGTGGGGCTCGTGGTGGTGGGCGTGCTCGTGGGAGTGGCGCCCGGGAGGCGGTCGCCCGGGGTGCGCCGAGCACAACGGCGGGAGGTTCTCGCCGACGCGCCGGGCGACAGCATCCGTCCGCGGGGTGTCGCGTAA
- a CDS encoding MarR family winged helix-turn-helix transcriptional regulator, with protein MDAAASPDRIARIQAAWAHERPDLDPSPQGVIGRLHRVALELTARLTPVYAQFGLSEGEFDVLATLRRAGAPYERPAGELAEHTLVTTGGLTKRVDRLAARGLVERRQEASDGRRRLVRLTPAGVALIDEAFTAHLDNEHRLLAELGAADTAALEPILTRWLALLDAGLSD; from the coding sequence ATGGATGCTGCCGCCTCCCCCGATCGCATCGCCCGGATCCAGGCCGCCTGGGCGCACGAGCGCCCCGACCTGGACCCGTCACCTCAGGGCGTGATCGGCCGCCTGCACCGCGTCGCCCTCGAGCTCACCGCGCGCCTGACCCCGGTCTACGCGCAGTTCGGGCTGAGCGAGGGCGAGTTCGACGTGCTGGCGACGCTGCGGCGCGCGGGCGCCCCCTACGAGCGGCCGGCCGGCGAGCTCGCCGAGCACACGCTGGTCACCACCGGCGGGCTCACGAAGCGAGTGGACCGGCTGGCGGCGCGCGGACTGGTCGAGCGCCGGCAGGAGGCGTCGGACGGACGCCGCCGGCTCGTGCGGCTGACCCCCGCCGGCGTCGCGCTGATCGACGAGGCCTTCACCGCGCACCTCGACAACGAGCACCGACTGCTGGCCGAGCTCGGCGCGGCCGACACCGCCGCCCTCGAGCCGATCCTGACCCGCTGGCTCGCCCTGCTCGACGCCGGCCTGTCCGACTGA
- a CDS encoding HNH endonuclease, with protein sequence MRTLVLNAGYEPLAVVSFKRALVLVMNEKATVVEHIDGRPVWGASAAYERPAVILLTRYVRIPGGRHVPVTRRGVLRRDAHRCGYCGKTASTIDHILPRSRGGADTWENLVACCLRCNNVKGDRTPQEMGWELHLIPRPPHGVQWTVRGTERAEPAWERYLELAA encoded by the coding sequence ATGCGCACACTGGTGCTCAATGCAGGGTACGAGCCGCTGGCCGTCGTGTCGTTCAAGCGGGCGCTCGTGCTCGTGATGAACGAGAAGGCGACCGTCGTCGAGCACATCGACGGAAGACCCGTGTGGGGCGCGTCGGCGGCGTATGAACGCCCCGCCGTGATCCTGCTGACGCGCTACGTGCGCATCCCCGGTGGGCGGCACGTGCCGGTGACCCGCCGCGGGGTGCTGCGCCGCGATGCGCACCGGTGCGGGTACTGCGGCAAGACGGCGTCGACGATCGACCACATCCTGCCCCGCTCGCGCGGAGGCGCGGACACGTGGGAGAACCTCGTCGCGTGCTGCCTGCGCTGCAACAACGTCAAGGGCGACCGCACGCCGCAGGAGATGGGGTGGGAGCTGCACCTGATCCCGCGCCCTCCGCACGGCGTGCAGTGGACGGTGCGCGGCACCGAACGCGCCGAGCCCGCCTGGGAGCGCTACCTGGAGCTCGCGGCCTAG
- a CDS encoding M23 family metallopeptidase yields MAEENETAYPVAPTTGSSRKAERQRVASSAKAVRAADRPAPRPARAPRRTAKPLRSLVILTMVGGLVATVALPAYGAWRPTEAEAVTIQQLANDNAQSLVVASDATNSTLNRESYSATTSEQIAKKKAQEAAAARAKELAASVASTTSQFASVDLSMVAPGTGAVRWPLASFTMGEGFGARGGAHMGVDMLIGQGTPIYAAAAGVVRVSQESFGGYGVAVTIDHVINGVKVSTLYGHMTYGSRQVSSGQTVKVGQVIGLVGSTGRSTANHLHFEVMVNGGHVNPISWLNANAG; encoded by the coding sequence TTGGCTGAAGAGAACGAAACGGCGTATCCCGTTGCCCCGACGACGGGATCGAGCCGCAAGGCCGAGCGCCAGCGCGTCGCGAGCTCCGCGAAGGCCGTGCGTGCCGCCGATCGCCCCGCGCCCCGCCCCGCTCGCGCCCCCCGCCGCACGGCCAAGCCGCTGCGCAGCCTCGTGATCCTCACCATGGTCGGCGGCCTCGTCGCCACCGTGGCACTCCCCGCCTACGGCGCCTGGCGCCCCACCGAGGCGGAGGCTGTCACCATCCAGCAGCTCGCCAACGACAACGCGCAGTCCCTGGTCGTCGCCTCCGACGCGACGAACTCCACGCTCAACCGCGAGAGCTACTCGGCCACCACGTCCGAGCAGATCGCGAAGAAGAAGGCGCAGGAGGCCGCGGCCGCCCGCGCCAAGGAGCTCGCAGCATCCGTCGCCTCGACGACCTCCCAGTTCGCATCGGTCGACCTCTCGATGGTCGCCCCCGGCACCGGCGCGGTGCGCTGGCCGCTCGCGAGCTTCACCATGGGCGAGGGCTTCGGCGCTCGCGGCGGTGCCCACATGGGCGTCGACATGCTCATCGGGCAGGGCACGCCGATCTACGCGGCAGCAGCCGGCGTGGTGCGTGTCTCGCAGGAGAGCTTCGGCGGCTACGGCGTCGCGGTCACCATCGATCACGTCATCAACGGCGTGAAGGTCTCCACCCTCTACGGGCACATGACGTACGGCAGCCGCCAGGTCTCGTCGGGCCAGACCGTCAAGGTCGGCCAGGTCATCGGCCTCGTCGGCAGCACCGGCCGCTCGACGGCCAACCACCTCCACTTCGAGGTGATGGTCAACGGCGGGCACGTCAACCCGATCAGCTGGCTCAACGCCAACGCCGGCTGA
- a CDS encoding metal-dependent transcriptional regulator, whose translation MTDLIDTTEMYLRTILELEEESIVPLRARISERLGHSGPTVSQTVGRMERDGLVVVSDDRTLQLTDDGRQKAVDVMRKHRLAERLLSDVIGLDWAYVHEEACRWEHVMSEQVERRLVELLGHPTESPYGNPIPGLAQLGDAAANTFDQGVIGLVRKLNTVGAPISGTVRRLAEPAQVDPELLQQLKNAGVVPGGTGDFQFSEGYVLVQMSGSDDALELPVEVASHIFLVDDAA comes from the coding sequence ATGACCGACCTGATCGACACCACCGAGATGTACCTGCGCACCATCCTCGAACTCGAGGAGGAGAGCATCGTGCCGCTGCGCGCGCGCATCTCCGAGCGGCTCGGCCACTCCGGCCCCACGGTGTCGCAGACGGTCGGGCGGATGGAGCGCGACGGCCTCGTCGTCGTCTCGGACGACCGCACCCTCCAGCTCACCGACGACGGCCGCCAGAAGGCCGTCGACGTCATGCGCAAGCACCGCCTCGCCGAGCGCCTGCTCTCCGACGTGATCGGCCTGGACTGGGCGTACGTGCACGAAGAGGCCTGCCGCTGGGAGCACGTGATGAGCGAGCAGGTCGAGCGGCGTCTCGTCGAGCTCCTCGGCCACCCCACCGAATCGCCCTACGGCAACCCGATCCCCGGCCTCGCCCAGCTCGGCGACGCCGCCGCGAACACCTTCGACCAGGGCGTCATCGGACTGGTCCGCAAGCTGAACACCGTCGGCGCGCCGATCTCCGGCACGGTGCGGCGTCTCGCCGAGCCCGCTCAGGTCGACCCCGAACTGCTGCAGCAGCTCAAGAACGCGGGCGTCGTGCCCGGCGGCACCGGCGACTTCCAGTTCAGCGAGGGCTACGTGCTCGTGCAGATGAGCGGCTCCGACGACGCGCTCGAACTGCCCGTCGAGGTCGCCTCGCACATCTTCCTGGTCGACGACGCCGCCTGA